A genomic segment from Longimicrobium sp. encodes:
- a CDS encoding sigma-70 family RNA polymerase sigma factor produces the protein MAWSARTYEERRVDEALSVHTPVRVGLNPFARLRAEPAAGVDDALVRAAQGGDRGAFAELYRLHGRLVHGILLAHAPRQEAEDLVQDVFLAALARMHTLREPAAFVKWIAAIARNRARMLHRGGRRLVALEDDVPDPAAAPSAGELKVEDVLAAIHRLPEAYREPLVLRLVEGMSGAEIAERTGLTPGSVRVNLHRGMKQLREELGGFDG, from the coding sequence GTGGCATGGTCCGCACGGACTTACGAGGAGCGGCGGGTGGATGAGGCGCTCTCCGTCCATACGCCGGTACGCGTGGGGCTGAACCCGTTCGCCCGCCTGCGCGCCGAGCCCGCCGCGGGGGTGGACGACGCGCTGGTCCGCGCCGCGCAGGGGGGCGACCGCGGAGCCTTCGCGGAGCTGTACCGGCTGCACGGCCGGCTGGTGCACGGCATCCTGCTGGCCCACGCGCCGCGGCAGGAGGCGGAAGACCTGGTGCAGGACGTCTTCCTCGCCGCGCTGGCGCGGATGCACACGCTGCGCGAGCCGGCGGCGTTCGTGAAGTGGATCGCCGCCATCGCCCGCAACCGCGCGCGCATGCTGCACCGCGGCGGGCGCAGGCTGGTGGCGCTCGAGGACGACGTCCCCGATCCGGCCGCGGCACCGTCGGCCGGCGAGTTGAAGGTGGAGGACGTACTCGCGGCGATCCACCGGCTCCCGGAAGCGTACCGCGAGCCGCTCGTGCTGCGCCTGGTGGAAGGGATGAGCGGCGCCGAGATCGCCGAGCGCACGGGGCTCACTCCCGGATCGGTGCGGGTGAACCTGCATCGCGGCATGAAACAGCTCAGGGAAGAGCTTGGAGGTTTCGATGGTTGA
- a CDS encoding PA0069 family radical SAM protein, which yields MSSAPIQIRGRGAAENPPNRFERIEVVADVDAYDPDDPGPKTVFLRDPAKTLIVKNDSPDVSFDYGINPYRGCEHGCAYCFARPTHEYLGFSAGLDFETKILVKEDAPEILRRELSARGWKGDAVGLSGVTDPYQPVERKLGLTRRCVEVLAEFRNPVAVITKSHTVTRDADLYAELARHDAAKVFISITSLDAELQRVLEPRASTPARRLEAIAKLADAGVPAGVLIGPVIPGLNDHEIPAILAESARAGARFASYVALRLPHGLKELFTGWLERHYPDRKDRVLNRIREMRGGELYDARFHARGRGEGVYADHLESLFRVARRKAGIPETFEPLSSAAFRKPAGPQLGLF from the coding sequence GTGTCATCTGCACCGATCCAGATCCGTGGCCGCGGCGCGGCCGAGAACCCGCCCAACCGCTTCGAGCGCATCGAAGTGGTGGCGGACGTGGACGCGTACGATCCGGACGATCCCGGGCCGAAGACCGTCTTCCTGCGCGACCCCGCGAAGACGCTGATCGTAAAGAACGACAGCCCGGACGTGAGCTTCGACTACGGCATCAACCCGTACCGCGGCTGCGAGCACGGGTGCGCGTACTGCTTCGCGCGGCCCACGCACGAATACCTGGGCTTCTCCGCCGGGCTCGACTTCGAGACGAAGATCCTGGTAAAGGAGGACGCGCCCGAGATCCTGCGCCGCGAGCTCTCCGCGCGCGGGTGGAAGGGCGACGCGGTGGGGCTGAGCGGCGTCACCGATCCGTACCAGCCCGTGGAGCGCAAGCTGGGGCTTACGCGGCGCTGCGTGGAGGTGCTCGCCGAATTCCGCAACCCCGTCGCCGTCATCACCAAGAGCCACACCGTCACGCGCGACGCGGACCTGTACGCGGAGCTCGCGCGGCACGACGCGGCCAAGGTCTTCATCTCCATCACCTCGCTGGATGCGGAGCTGCAGCGGGTGCTGGAGCCGCGCGCGTCCACGCCGGCGCGGCGGCTGGAGGCGATCGCGAAGCTGGCGGATGCGGGGGTGCCGGCTGGGGTGCTGATCGGGCCCGTGATCCCCGGGCTCAACGACCACGAGATCCCCGCGATCCTGGCGGAGAGCGCCCGCGCGGGGGCAAGATTCGCGTCGTACGTGGCGCTCAGGCTGCCGCACGGGCTCAAGGAGCTTTTCACGGGGTGGCTGGAGCGCCATTATCCCGATCGCAAGGACCGCGTGCTGAACCGCATCCGCGAGATGCGCGGCGGCGAGCTGTACGACGCGCGCTTCCACGCCCGCGGCCGGGGCGAGGGGGTGTACGCGGACCACCTGGAGTCGCTCTTTCGCGTCGCGCGGCGCAAGGCGGGGATCCCGGAGACGTTCGAACCCCTTTCGTCGGCGGCGTTCAGGAAGCCGGCGGGTCCCCAGCTCGGCCTCTTCTGA
- a CDS encoding SRPBCC family protein, whose translation MSIETEAAGTGTSTDRIEKVMELRAPRSRVWRAISNAEEFAQWFRVKLDGTFAEGATVTGDVSHADGRHACAIEMQIERIEPEGYFSYRWHPYPMDPTVDYSSEPTTLVEFTLQETESGTTVTIVESGFDQIPIARRAEALLMNTGGWAGQMKNLARYVE comes from the coding sequence ATGAGCATCGAAACCGAAGCAGCCGGAACCGGGACCAGCACGGACCGCATCGAAAAGGTGATGGAACTGCGCGCCCCGCGCTCGCGTGTGTGGCGTGCGATTTCAAACGCGGAAGAGTTCGCGCAGTGGTTCCGGGTGAAGCTCGATGGGACGTTCGCGGAGGGGGCCACCGTGACGGGAGACGTCAGCCATGCGGACGGCCGGCATGCATGCGCCATCGAGATGCAGATCGAGCGCATCGAGCCCGAGGGGTACTTCTCGTATCGCTGGCATCCCTACCCGATGGATCCCACGGTGGACTACTCGTCCGAGCCCACCACGCTGGTCGAGTTCACGCTGCAGGAGACGGAGAGCGGCACCACCGTCACCATCGTGGAGTCCGGCTTCGACCAGATCCCCATCGCCCGCCGGGCCGAGGCGCTCCTCATGAACACGGGCGGGTGGGCCGGGCAGATGAAGAACCTCGCGCGCTATGTCGAGTAG
- a CDS encoding xanthine dehydrogenase family protein molybdopterin-binding subunit, with the protein MAKTTGAARYVDDLSFPGMIYGRTIRSTIAKGRIRSISLDFDPAGFTVVDYRDIPGPRCNFVALIEDDQPFLVAEEINHFAEPILLLAHEDRERLMAAEVRIEYDTEEPVLDPEQSSTVFKTIRIRKGDVDAAMATADRVVEGTYRTGHQEHVYIETNGVIAVPEAGGMTIHGSMQCPYYVHKAIKALLQMSDRQVRVVQTETGGGFGGKEEYPNILAGHASLLARKAGRPVKMVYDRVEDMIATTKRHPSIIRHRTGVMNDGRLVAMEIDVLMDGGAYVTLSPVVLSRGCIHAAGPYRCDHTRIEGRVVMTNTPPNGAFRGFGAPQTQFATEVHMDRIAEALGMDPVRLRELNALRPGDTSATGQIMGEDCSALESLKAGVERSDYHRKRAEYAGSNRGIGLSLFFHGSGFTGSGEIYLSSKATLEATETGARIRVASVEMGQGTRTMHAQIVADALGIPYEQVEIVQPDTHQVPDSGPTVASRTCMVVGKILQRCAEEMRETIGVMTPGEYVREHGPLSVTKQFQKPDEISWDDTEYTGDAYAAYGWGCDVAEVELDPVTYEVRPLRMTIVHEIGKAIHPSMVVGQIEGGTAQGVGWALNENVVMKDGGMANPTLTNYTIPTTLDTPRMDVIVLENPSGYGPFGAKGVGEMPIDGPAPALVNAIRHIGLDVRSIPAVPESIMEVACASR; encoded by the coding sequence ATGGCCAAGACGACCGGCGCCGCCCGGTACGTGGACGACCTCAGCTTTCCGGGGATGATCTACGGGCGGACGATCCGCTCCACGATCGCGAAGGGGCGCATCCGCTCCATCAGCCTGGACTTCGATCCGGCGGGCTTCACCGTCGTGGACTACCGCGACATCCCCGGGCCGCGCTGCAACTTCGTGGCGCTCATCGAGGACGACCAGCCGTTCCTGGTGGCGGAGGAGATCAACCACTTCGCCGAGCCCATCCTCCTCCTGGCCCACGAGGACCGCGAGCGGCTGATGGCCGCCGAGGTGCGCATCGAGTACGACACCGAGGAGCCCGTGCTCGACCCGGAGCAGTCGTCCACCGTCTTCAAGACCATCCGCATCCGCAAAGGCGACGTGGACGCGGCGATGGCAACGGCGGACCGGGTCGTGGAAGGGACGTACCGCACGGGCCACCAGGAGCACGTCTACATCGAGACCAACGGGGTGATCGCCGTTCCCGAGGCGGGCGGGATGACCATCCACGGCTCCATGCAGTGCCCGTACTACGTGCACAAGGCCATCAAGGCGCTCCTCCAGATGAGCGACCGGCAGGTGCGTGTGGTGCAGACGGAGACGGGCGGCGGGTTCGGGGGGAAGGAGGAGTATCCCAACATCCTGGCCGGGCATGCATCGCTGCTGGCGCGAAAGGCGGGGCGGCCGGTGAAGATGGTGTACGACCGCGTGGAGGACATGATCGCGACCACCAAGCGCCACCCGTCCATCATCCGCCACCGCACGGGCGTGATGAACGACGGCCGCCTGGTCGCCATGGAGATCGACGTGCTGATGGACGGCGGCGCCTACGTCACGCTCAGCCCCGTGGTCCTTTCGCGCGGGTGCATCCACGCGGCGGGGCCGTACCGGTGCGACCACACGCGCATCGAGGGCCGCGTGGTGATGACGAACACGCCGCCCAACGGCGCCTTCCGCGGCTTCGGCGCGCCGCAGACGCAGTTCGCCACCGAGGTGCACATGGACCGCATCGCCGAGGCGCTGGGGATGGACCCGGTGCGCCTCCGCGAGCTGAACGCGCTGCGCCCCGGCGACACCAGCGCCACCGGCCAGATCATGGGCGAGGACTGCAGCGCCCTGGAGTCGCTGAAGGCCGGTGTGGAGCGCTCCGATTACCATCGCAAGCGCGCCGAATACGCCGGGAGCAACCGGGGGATCGGCCTTTCGCTCTTCTTCCACGGCTCCGGCTTCACCGGGAGCGGCGAGATCTACCTGTCATCTAAGGCGACGCTGGAGGCGACGGAGACCGGCGCGCGCATCCGTGTGGCGAGCGTGGAGATGGGCCAGGGGACGCGCACCATGCACGCGCAGATCGTGGCGGACGCGCTCGGCATCCCGTACGAGCAGGTGGAGATCGTGCAGCCGGACACGCACCAGGTGCCCGACAGCGGCCCCACCGTCGCGTCGCGCACCTGCATGGTGGTCGGCAAGATCCTGCAGCGCTGCGCGGAGGAGATGCGCGAGACGATCGGCGTGATGACGCCCGGCGAGTACGTCCGCGAGCACGGCCCGCTCTCCGTCACCAAGCAGTTCCAGAAGCCGGACGAGATCTCCTGGGACGACACCGAGTACACCGGCGACGCCTACGCCGCGTACGGATGGGGTTGCGACGTGGCCGAAGTGGAGCTGGATCCGGTCACCTACGAGGTCAGGCCGCTGCGCATGACCATCGTCCACGAGATCGGCAAGGCGATCCACCCGTCGATGGTCGTGGGGCAGATCGAGGGCGGCACGGCGCAGGGCGTAGGCTGGGCGCTCAACGAGAACGTGGTGATGAAGGACGGCGGGATGGCGAACCCCACGCTCACCAACTACACCATCCCCACCACGCTGGACACGCCGCGCATGGACGTCATCGTGCTGGAGAATCCGAGCGGATACGGCCCCTTTGGCGCCAAGGGCGTGGGCGAGATGCCGATCGACGGCCCCGCCCCCGCGCTCGTCAACGCCATCCGCCACATCGGGCTGGACGTGCGCTCGATCCCCGCGGTCCCGGAGAGCATCATGGAGGTGGCATGCGCTTCACGCTGA
- a CDS encoding metalloregulator ArsR/SmtB family transcription factor, which yields MFAALGDATRLRLLGRLSAEGSLSITRLSEGAGVTRQAITRHLHALGDAGLVRDSRHGRERLYELDLRRLEIAKRYLDQVATRWDEAADRLRAFVEE from the coding sequence GTGTTCGCCGCCCTTGGAGACGCGACCCGGCTGCGCCTCCTCGGGCGCCTCTCCGCCGAGGGGTCGCTCTCCATCACGCGCCTCAGCGAGGGCGCCGGAGTGACGCGCCAGGCGATCACCCGCCACCTCCACGCGCTGGGAGATGCGGGTCTGGTCCGCGATTCACGCCATGGACGCGAGCGGCTCTACGAACTGGATCTGAGGCGCCTCGAAATCGCGAAGCGCTACCTCGATCAGGTCGCGACGCGGTGGGACGAGGCCGCGGATCGACTGAGGGCGTTCGTCGAGGAGTGA
- a CDS encoding nucleoside deaminase, which produces MRIPPIHIEYPDWVESTVDWDRRYTTDEEKMRLAIDVSRANVVHGTGGPFGAAIIEQGTGALVAVGMNSVVRLNNCTLHGEMVAFMMAQSRLQSFSMRSDGGTVYELATSCEPCAMCLGATLWSGVRRVLCGAHRDDARRLNFDEGPVFPESHAYLEARGIEFVHGVLREEANAVLELYRAGKGVIYNG; this is translated from the coding sequence ATGCGCATCCCGCCCATCCACATCGAGTACCCCGACTGGGTCGAGAGCACCGTCGACTGGGACCGCCGCTACACGACCGACGAGGAGAAGATGCGCCTCGCCATCGACGTCTCGCGCGCGAACGTGGTGCATGGGACCGGTGGCCCGTTCGGTGCGGCCATTATCGAGCAGGGGACGGGCGCGCTGGTGGCGGTGGGGATGAACAGCGTGGTGCGGCTGAACAACTGCACGCTCCATGGCGAGATGGTGGCGTTCATGATGGCCCAGTCGCGGCTCCAGTCGTTTTCGATGCGCTCGGATGGCGGCACCGTCTACGAGCTCGCCACCTCGTGCGAGCCGTGCGCCATGTGCCTGGGCGCCACGCTGTGGAGCGGCGTGCGCCGCGTCCTCTGCGGCGCGCACCGCGACGACGCGCGCCGCCTCAACTTCGACGAGGGCCCCGTCTTCCCCGAGTCGCACGCGTACCTGGAGGCGCGCGGCATCGAGTTCGTGCACGGCGTCCTGCGCGAAGAGGCCAACGCGGTGCTGGAGCTGTACCGCGCGGGCAAGGGAGTCATCTACAACGGATGA
- a CDS encoding putative glycolipid-binding domain-containing protein, producing MRWRRLDVPGREKARVARVATGWRLTGEVAVEEDGVAASLRYEINCDPWWLTRSALVEGEVGGRAIHVALDADGDGGWSRDGAPLQELDGALDVDLGFTPATNTLPIRRLALAVGETRAVRSAWLRFPDVRLEPLEQTYTREAESVYRYRALLDGEDFTARLDTDAIGRVRLYEGLWIAELAVPE from the coding sequence ATGCGCTGGCGTCGGCTCGATGTGCCGGGGCGCGAGAAGGCGCGCGTGGCACGCGTAGCCACGGGCTGGCGGCTGACCGGGGAGGTTGCGGTGGAGGAGGACGGCGTGGCCGCATCGCTGCGCTACGAGATCAACTGCGACCCGTGGTGGCTCACGCGCTCGGCCTTGGTAGAGGGCGAGGTCGGCGGCCGTGCGATCCACGTGGCACTCGACGCGGACGGCGATGGAGGGTGGTCGCGGGATGGCGCGCCCCTTCAGGAGCTCGACGGCGCGCTGGACGTCGACCTCGGGTTCACCCCCGCAACCAACACGCTTCCGATCCGCCGCCTGGCACTCGCGGTCGGGGAAACCAGGGCTGTACGAAGTGCCTGGCTGAGGTTCCCGGACGTACGCCTGGAGCCGCTCGAGCAGACGTACACCCGCGAGGCCGAGAGCGTCTATCGCTATCGCGCCCTGCTCGATGGTGAGGACTTCACGGCGCGGCTGGACACGGACGCGATCGGACGGGTGCGCCTGTACGAGGGGCTGTGGATCGCGGAGCTCGCCGTGCCGGAGTGA
- a CDS encoding type II toxin-antitoxin system PemK/MazF family toxin → MIIRRGEIRWAELDPVRGQEQAGRRPVLVLSRDSFNVRSGTVIAVALTSQPPSAGFPLSLPLKAPTLPRPSWVKISQVRVLAVERISDRLGEASRREIELVIAGLNEIIRA, encoded by the coding sequence GTGATCATCCGCCGAGGTGAGATCCGTTGGGCAGAGCTCGATCCGGTGCGTGGACAGGAGCAGGCAGGCCGTCGTCCTGTGCTCGTCCTCAGCCGCGACTCGTTCAACGTGCGTTCTGGGACTGTGATCGCGGTGGCACTGACGAGCCAGCCCCCAAGCGCGGGCTTCCCGCTCAGCCTGCCACTCAAAGCGCCGACACTCCCGCGCCCGTCCTGGGTCAAGATCAGCCAGGTGCGAGTGCTCGCGGTGGAGCGCATCAGCGACCGGCTGGGCGAGGCGTCCCGACGAGAGATCGAGCTTGTTATCGCTGGACTGAACGAGATCATCCGTGCGTGA
- a CDS encoding (2Fe-2S)-binding protein, giving the protein MRFTLNGAPAEVDAHPMKRLLDVLREECGLTGTKEGCGEGECGACTVLIDGEPVVSCLVPFAQARDAEVVTIEGLGGEHPYQRAFAEFSGAQCGICTPGMILAAVALGPAPTLEEVRTGLAGNLCRCTGYEAIYRAIHSVSE; this is encoded by the coding sequence ATGCGCTTCACGCTGAACGGCGCGCCGGCGGAGGTCGACGCGCATCCTATGAAGCGCCTGCTGGACGTTCTTCGCGAGGAGTGCGGCCTCACGGGAACCAAGGAGGGGTGCGGCGAGGGCGAGTGCGGCGCGTGCACCGTGCTGATCGACGGCGAGCCGGTCGTCTCCTGCCTCGTCCCCTTCGCCCAGGCGCGCGACGCGGAGGTGGTGACGATCGAGGGGCTGGGCGGCGAGCACCCGTACCAGCGCGCGTTCGCGGAGTTCAGCGGGGCGCAGTGCGGCATCTGCACGCCGGGGATGATCCTGGCCGCCGTCGCGCTGGGCCCGGCGCCCACGCTGGAGGAGGTGCGCACCGGCCTGGCTGGCAACCTGTGCCGCTGCACCGGCTACGAGGCCATCTACCGCGCCATCCACAGCGTGAGCGAATGA
- a CDS encoding FAD binding domain-containing protein, whose amino-acid sequence MKTATTPLDLRDPRTLDEALAILAEDGPRTPIAGCTDVFVNLHFGTTPARRFLNLWALDELRGITADGVLRIGALTTYTELIRSDAVNDWLPALVSASREVGGAQIQNRGTLAGNVANGSPAGDSLPVLAVADAVVVLRSASGERRVPITELYTGYRATVIRPDELIVAIEVPRVEGTQWFRKVGTRAAQAISKVVMAGVRGPEPRVAFGSVAATVVRAPATERVLADGGSIDDAHRALNSEIRPIDDVRSTAEYRLRVAGNLLRQWWAETA is encoded by the coding sequence ATGAAGACCGCCACCACACCGCTCGACCTGCGCGACCCGCGCACGCTGGACGAGGCGCTCGCCATCCTGGCCGAGGACGGCCCGCGCACGCCGATCGCGGGGTGCACGGACGTCTTCGTGAACCTGCACTTCGGCACGACGCCGGCGCGGCGCTTCCTCAACCTGTGGGCGCTGGACGAGCTGCGCGGCATCACCGCGGACGGCGTGCTGCGCATCGGCGCGCTGACCACGTACACGGAGCTGATACGCTCCGACGCCGTGAACGACTGGCTCCCCGCGCTGGTGTCCGCCTCGCGCGAGGTGGGCGGCGCGCAGATCCAGAACCGCGGCACCCTGGCCGGCAACGTCGCCAACGGCTCCCCCGCCGGCGACTCGCTCCCCGTCCTCGCCGTCGCGGACGCCGTCGTCGTGCTGCGCAGCGCGTCGGGCGAGCGGCGCGTCCCCATCACGGAGCTCTACACCGGCTACCGCGCCACCGTCATCCGCCCCGACGAGCTGATCGTCGCCATCGAGGTCCCGCGCGTCGAGGGCACGCAGTGGTTCCGAAAGGTGGGAACGCGCGCCGCGCAGGCCATCAGCAAGGTGGTGATGGCGGGCGTCCGCGGCCCCGAGCCGCGCGTGGCGTTCGGCAGCGTGGCCGCCACCGTCGTCCGCGCCCCCGCCACCGAGCGCGTCCTCGCCGACGGCGGCTCCATCGACGACGCGCACCGCGCCCTCAACTCCGAGATCCGCCCCATCGATGACGTGCGCTCCACCGCCGAGTACCGCCTGCGCGTCGCCGGCAACCTTCTCCGCCAGTGGTGGGCGGAGACCGCGTAA
- a CDS encoding M48 family metallopeptidase has translation MQTSAEFDSYVARLERVARANPGRYRARVLLFGALGYVYVFAVLTLLVALGLGVGALVAAHGGWVLLIKLAIPIGLLVWTIVRAMWVRIDPPQGRELAPTDAPRLFAEVDAIRKGVQAPRAHHVLLTDDFNASVSQVPRLGMFGWHRNYLVLGVPLMHALPADEFRAVLAHEFGHLSRAHGRSGAWSYRIRATWARILEQLRQNEHGATFIFERFFAWYAPRFAAYSFVLARSQEFEADARAAALVGPGVMASALARIAVRSRHLVESFWPTLWKRAAAEPEPPTDAFTTMGRSLRAPMPEAEAAILLAQALNAPTRSGDTHPELGERIAALGVAPGPALIAPADGVPSAAEAYLGRPADDALRRMDRVWLEQIRGGWTAQHQQARQAAERLAELEARTESLTPDEAKERAFAVANLRGAEAAVPLFRDLAEAEPADAQIRYMLGQMLLECENEEGLRHLESAMAAEVGLVHAGCAAAHAFLHRAGRVEEAEAYWRRLQEHADLMAAAQEERNAGALSARDVFLPHGLDDEAVRAIEEALRRQRDVASAFLVRKEVKILPEHPLYILAVVPDWTWKRAEHGNHAANLVQRLVQEIPIPGNAVVLTLEGNFKNLRKPVAAVRGSDVYVRGRRAAPRSFA, from the coding sequence ATGCAGACTTCCGCAGAATTCGACAGCTACGTGGCACGGCTGGAGCGTGTCGCTCGGGCGAACCCGGGCAGGTACCGCGCGCGAGTGCTCCTCTTCGGGGCGCTCGGCTACGTGTACGTCTTCGCCGTGCTCACGCTGCTGGTGGCGCTCGGCCTGGGTGTAGGCGCGCTGGTGGCGGCGCATGGCGGGTGGGTGCTCCTCATCAAGCTCGCCATTCCGATCGGGCTGCTGGTGTGGACGATCGTCAGGGCGATGTGGGTGCGGATCGATCCGCCCCAGGGAAGGGAGCTGGCTCCCACGGATGCGCCGCGGCTCTTCGCGGAGGTGGATGCAATCCGAAAGGGGGTGCAGGCGCCGCGTGCCCACCACGTGCTGCTGACGGACGACTTCAACGCCTCCGTGTCGCAGGTGCCGCGGCTGGGGATGTTCGGATGGCACCGCAACTACCTGGTGCTGGGCGTGCCGCTGATGCACGCACTCCCCGCGGACGAGTTCCGCGCGGTGCTGGCGCACGAGTTCGGGCACCTCTCCCGCGCGCACGGGCGCAGCGGCGCGTGGAGCTACCGCATCCGCGCCACCTGGGCGCGCATCCTGGAGCAGCTTCGGCAGAACGAGCACGGCGCCACCTTTATCTTCGAGCGCTTCTTCGCCTGGTACGCGCCCCGCTTCGCCGCGTACTCATTCGTGCTGGCCCGCTCGCAGGAGTTCGAGGCGGATGCTCGGGCGGCGGCGCTCGTGGGTCCAGGGGTGATGGCGTCGGCGCTGGCGCGGATCGCGGTGCGGTCGCGGCACCTCGTGGAGTCCTTTTGGCCCACCCTGTGGAAGCGCGCCGCCGCCGAGCCGGAGCCGCCCACCGACGCGTTCACCACGATGGGCCGCAGCCTGCGCGCGCCCATGCCGGAAGCCGAAGCGGCGATCCTCCTGGCGCAGGCGCTGAACGCCCCCACGCGGAGCGGCGATACCCACCCCGAGCTAGGAGAGCGCATCGCCGCGCTGGGCGTGGCGCCCGGGCCCGCGCTGATCGCGCCCGCCGACGGGGTACCGAGCGCCGCGGAGGCATACCTGGGCCGCCCCGCCGATGACGCCCTGCGCCGTATGGACCGGGTATGGCTGGAGCAGATCAGGGGTGGCTGGACGGCCCAGCACCAGCAGGCGCGGCAGGCCGCCGAGCGCCTGGCCGAGCTCGAAGCGCGGACGGAGTCGCTCACGCCTGACGAAGCGAAGGAGCGCGCGTTCGCCGTCGCCAACCTGCGCGGTGCGGAGGCGGCGGTCCCGCTCTTCCGCGATCTCGCTGAGGCCGAGCCCGCCGACGCCCAGATCCGCTATATGCTGGGTCAGATGCTGCTGGAGTGCGAGAACGAGGAAGGTCTCCGGCACCTGGAGTCGGCGATGGCGGCGGAGGTCGGTCTGGTGCACGCCGGATGCGCGGCAGCGCACGCCTTTCTGCATCGCGCCGGCCGGGTGGAGGAGGCGGAGGCGTACTGGCGGCGCCTGCAGGAGCACGCGGACCTGATGGCGGCCGCGCAGGAGGAGCGGAACGCCGGCGCCCTGTCCGCGCGCGACGTGTTCCTTCCGCATGGGCTCGATGACGAGGCCGTGCGCGCGATCGAGGAAGCGCTGCGCCGCCAGCGCGACGTCGCCAGCGCCTTCCTGGTGCGCAAGGAGGTGAAGATCCTCCCCGAGCACCCGCTCTACATCCTCGCCGTCGTCCCCGACTGGACGTGGAAGCGCGCGGAGCACGGCAACCACGCGGCCAATCTCGTGCAGCGGCTGGTGCAGGAGATCCCCATCCCCGGTAACGCCGTCGTGTTGACGCTCGAGGGCAACTTCAAGAACCTACGCAAGCCCGTCGCCGCCGTCCGCGGCTCCGACGTGTACGTCCGCGGCCGGCGCGCCGCACCCCGGTCGTTTGCATAG
- a CDS encoding YceI family protein: protein MIGGLLALALLCAPGTPGAHPEPAPAAREDTLRLDPARSVIRWKGTKFRGRGSHEGTVRLAGGYLLADGGNVRGGAFRIDMHAIEVTDIPESDPIPRRRLRDHLRSDHFFATEHYPAADFRLRSVTPSGPVHYDVVGDLTLRGQTHPVRFAARAVPLPGGGLRATAQLAIDRQRWGVAYRGTSLGELAVDDTVHLGLNLVFGR from the coding sequence ATGATCGGCGGACTGCTCGCGCTGGCCCTCCTCTGCGCGCCCGGCACCCCGGGCGCGCACCCGGAGCCGGCGCCCGCCGCACGCGAGGACACGCTGCGCCTGGACCCCGCGCGGTCGGTCATCCGCTGGAAGGGCACGAAGTTCCGCGGCAGGGGGAGTCACGAGGGCACCGTGCGCCTCGCCGGCGGCTACCTGCTGGCCGACGGAGGGAACGTGCGCGGCGGCGCCTTCCGCATCGACATGCACGCCATCGAGGTCACCGACATCCCGGAGAGCGACCCCATCCCCCGCCGCCGCCTGCGCGACCACCTGCGCAGCGACCACTTCTTCGCCACCGAGCATTATCCCGCGGCGGATTTCCGCCTGCGCAGCGTGACGCCCTCCGGCCCGGTCCACTACGACGTCGTGGGCGACCTCACCCTGCGCGGCCAGACGCACCCGGTCCGCTTCGCCGCGCGCGCCGTCCCTCTACCCGGCGGCGGCCTCCGCGCAACGGCGCAGCTCGCCATCGACCGGCAGCGCTGGGGGGTGGCGTATCGCGGAACGTCGCTGGGAGAGCTCGCGGTGGACGACACGGTCCACCTGGGGCTGAACCTGGTGTTCGGGCGGTGA